From one Pseudomonas sp. S35 genomic stretch:
- a CDS encoding DUF3015 domain-containing protein: MKRILLGTLFTVVSLNAMAEAPGGPNCGWGNMLFEGQRGTPAHFLASTTNGTSGNATFGMTSGTNGCSTNSALTYGGKSWIAMNGMMNELSEDMAKGNGEALTTYAVVLGVAPEDREHFAAVAHEHFQQIFSKADVTAEDVHNNTLAVLKGDARLAKYATQA, translated from the coding sequence ATGAAACGGATCCTTCTCGGTACTCTCTTCACCGTCGTCTCCCTCAATGCAATGGCAGAAGCACCAGGTGGCCCGAACTGCGGTTGGGGCAACATGTTGTTCGAAGGCCAGCGCGGTACTCCGGCTCACTTCCTGGCTTCCACTACCAACGGCACCTCCGGTAACGCCACCTTCGGCATGACCTCGGGCACCAACGGTTGCAGCACCAACAGCGCGCTGACCTACGGCGGCAAGTCCTGGATTGCCATGAATGGCATGATGAACGAGCTGTCCGAAGACATGGCCAAGGGTAATGGCGAAGCACTGACCACCTACGCCGTGGTACTGGGTGTTGCGCCAGAAGATCGCGAGCACTTCGCGGCCGTGGCTCACGAACACTTCCAGCAAATCTTCAGCAAGGCGGACGTAACCGCTGAAGACGTGCACAACAACACCCTGGCTGTACTGAAAGGCGATGCCCGTCTGGCGAAATACGCTACCCAGGCTTAA
- a CDS encoding glycosyltransferase family 39 protein: protein MTRPASVLLLLAGLLFFFALGNHELQGSTEARVAGIAMAMHLDNNWVVPQLFREPFLEKPPLSLWLDAGAIRLFGATTWAVRLASAVAGLLSVMLFYGMLCTFGRPKTLAFCAALILATMASYWSNVRGVGEDSLLSLGVTTALLAFYQAVRPEREGSSAWAWALFSVGMVIATLSKGVLGLALPGIVIFAYLASTSLMDKRLRIGDWLKPALFTLLALVPLMIWLVFLFQRGGMQAVGEVLWTNSVGRFSGSFVEAGHYEPFYYYIAKLPEAFLPWNILVYLGLWHFRKSLVRNRYLLFFSVWLLAQFTLLTLASSKRTVYLMALTPAAAVLAAEYAGVLLAWLKARKPGLYRYHRGVIIGAFSLAMASYLTAALWFAPKADKRESFVPVISQARGFQTEGKEVVMFQPNERIAGASVFYLQAYLPILQTEAQLHGFLTAKPGNVALLDNTRALSGTFTVVKEMKIGRQPYYFIEQ, encoded by the coding sequence ATGACACGTCCCGCTTCTGTGCTGCTCCTGCTCGCTGGTTTGTTGTTCTTCTTCGCCCTGGGTAACCACGAACTGCAAGGCTCTACCGAAGCCCGCGTCGCCGGGATCGCCATGGCCATGCACCTGGACAATAACTGGGTGGTGCCGCAGTTGTTTCGCGAGCCTTTCCTGGAAAAACCGCCCTTGAGCCTGTGGCTGGATGCCGGCGCCATTCGTTTGTTTGGCGCTACGACCTGGGCCGTGCGCCTGGCCTCGGCGGTTGCTGGGCTTTTGAGCGTGATGCTGTTCTACGGGATGTTGTGCACGTTCGGGCGCCCGAAAACACTGGCGTTCTGCGCAGCGCTGATCCTGGCGACAATGGCCAGTTACTGGAGCAATGTGCGCGGCGTGGGTGAGGATTCACTGCTGAGCCTGGGCGTGACCACCGCACTGCTGGCGTTTTACCAAGCCGTGCGACCCGAGCGTGAGGGTTCCAGCGCGTGGGCATGGGCGCTGTTCAGCGTCGGCATGGTGATCGCCACCCTGAGCAAAGGCGTATTGGGGCTGGCATTGCCCGGCATCGTGATTTTTGCGTACCTGGCCAGCACCAGCCTGATGGACAAGCGCCTGCGGATCGGCGACTGGCTCAAACCGGCGTTGTTCACCTTGCTGGCATTGGTGCCGCTGATGATCTGGCTGGTTTTCCTGTTCCAGCGCGGCGGCATGCAAGCGGTGGGCGAAGTGTTGTGGACCAACAGCGTTGGACGGTTCAGCGGCTCGTTCGTCGAGGCCGGGCATTACGAGCCGTTCTACTATTACATCGCGAAGCTGCCGGAGGCGTTCCTGCCCTGGAATATCCTGGTGTACCTGGGCCTGTGGCACTTTCGAAAAAGCCTGGTGCGCAACCGCTACCTCCTGTTTTTCAGTGTATGGCTGCTGGCGCAGTTCACCCTGCTGACCCTGGCGTCCAGCAAGCGCACCGTTTACTTGATGGCACTCACACCCGCCGCCGCCGTGCTCGCTGCAGAGTATGCGGGGGTGCTGTTGGCGTGGCTCAAGGCGCGCAAACCGGGGCTGTACCGCTACCACCGGGGCGTGATCATCGGCGCGTTCAGCCTGGCAATGGCCAGTTACCTGACGGCCGCGCTCTGGTTCGCACCCAAGGCAGACAAGCGCGAGTCCTTCGTGCCGGTGATCAGTCAGGCCAGGGGGTTTCAAACCGAAGGCAAGGAGGTGGTGATGTTCCAGCCCAATGAACGCATCGCCGGGGCGAGCGTGTTCTATCTGCAGGCCTACTTGCCGATCCTGCAAACCGAAGCTCAGTTACACGGTTTTCTCACGGCCAAACCCGGCAACGTTGCGTTGCTGGACAACACCCGCGCACTGAGCGGGACGTTCACCGTGGTCAAGGAGATGAAGATCGGCCGCCAGCCCTACTACTTCATCGAGCAGTAA
- a CDS encoding ATP-binding protein: MPDPVAASLRLAPEALTRPFSAEQFSFSTTNDLEPFRGVLGQERAVEALQFGVAMPRPGYNVFVMGEPGTGRFSFVKRYLKAEGKRLQTPADWVYVNNFDEPREPRALELPGGSAVAFIADINGLVDNLVATFPAVFEHPTYQQRKSAIDRAFNQRYDKALDVIERLALEKDVALYRDSSNIAFTPMLDGKALDEAEFSQLPEVDRERFHTDISELEERLNEELASLPQWKRESNNQLRQFNEETITLALQPLLAPLSEKYAENAAVCGYLQAMQVYLLKTVVEQLVDDAKTDAQARKLLEEQYCPSLVVGHSINGGAPVVFEPHPTYDNLFGRIEYSTDQGALYTTYRQLRPGALHRANGGFLILEAEKMLSEPFVWDALKRSLQSRKLKMESPLGELGRLATVTLNPQMIPLQVKVIIIGSRQLYYALQDADPDFQEMFRVLVDFDEDIPMVDESLEQFAQLLKTRTSEEGMAPLTSDAVARLATYSARLAEHQGRLSARIGDLFQLVSEADFIRHLAGDEMTDAGHIERALKAKATRTGRVSARILDDMLAGVILIDTAGAAVGKCNGLTVLEVGDSAFGVPARISATVYPGGSGIVDIEREVNLGQPIHSKGVMILTGYLGSRYAQEFPLAISASIALEQSYGYVDGDSASLGEACTLISALSKTPLKQCFAITGSINQFGEVQAVGGVNEKIEGFFRLCEARGLTGEQGAIIPQANVATLMLDEKVLQAVRAGQFHIYAVRQADEALSLLVGEDAGEPDAEGQFPEGTVNARVVERLRAIAEMISEEDLKEAEKELAQQALAEAKPVS; encoded by the coding sequence ATGCCTGATCCTGTTGCTGCCAGCTTGCGTCTAGCGCCCGAAGCGCTGACTCGCCCTTTCTCCGCTGAACAGTTCAGCTTCTCGACCACCAATGATTTGGAGCCCTTTCGCGGTGTGCTTGGCCAGGAACGCGCGGTTGAAGCGTTGCAGTTCGGTGTGGCCATGCCACGCCCCGGTTACAACGTGTTTGTCATGGGCGAGCCGGGTACCGGCCGCTTTTCGTTCGTCAAACGCTACCTGAAGGCCGAAGGCAAGCGCCTGCAGACCCCGGCGGATTGGGTCTACGTCAATAATTTTGATGAGCCGCGCGAACCCCGTGCCCTGGAATTGCCCGGCGGTTCGGCGGTGGCGTTCATTGCCGATATCAATGGCTTGGTCGACAACCTGGTGGCCACTTTCCCGGCGGTCTTTGAGCACCCGACTTATCAGCAGCGCAAGAGCGCCATCGACCGCGCCTTCAACCAGCGTTACGACAAGGCTCTGGATGTCATCGAGCGTCTGGCCCTGGAAAAAGACGTGGCGCTGTACCGTGACAGTTCCAACATCGCGTTCACACCGATGCTCGACGGCAAGGCGCTGGACGAGGCTGAGTTCTCGCAGCTGCCGGAAGTGGATCGGGAGCGCTTCCACACCGACATTTCCGAGCTCGAAGAGCGCCTCAACGAGGAACTGGCCAGCCTGCCGCAGTGGAAGCGCGAGTCCAACAACCAGCTGCGCCAGTTCAACGAAGAGACCATCACCCTGGCCCTTCAACCGTTGCTGGCGCCTTTGTCGGAAAAGTACGCGGAAAACGCCGCGGTTTGCGGCTACCTGCAAGCCATGCAGGTGTACTTGCTTAAAACCGTGGTTGAGCAACTGGTGGACGACGCCAAGACCGACGCCCAAGCGCGCAAGCTGCTTGAGGAGCAATACTGCCCAAGCCTGGTGGTGGGCCATTCGATCAATGGCGGCGCACCGGTGGTGTTTGAACCGCACCCGACCTACGACAACCTGTTCGGCCGTATCGAATACAGCACCGACCAGGGCGCGCTCTACACCACTTATCGCCAGTTGCGCCCGGGCGCCTTGCACCGTGCCAATGGCGGGTTCCTGATTCTCGAAGCCGAAAAAATGCTCAGCGAGCCGTTCGTGTGGGACGCACTCAAGCGTTCCTTGCAGTCGCGCAAGCTGAAGATGGAGTCGCCTTTGGGCGAGCTGGGTCGCCTGGCCACCGTGACCCTCAACCCGCAAATGATCCCGTTGCAGGTCAAGGTCATCATCATTGGCTCGCGCCAGTTGTATTACGCGCTGCAGGACGCCGATCCGGACTTCCAGGAGATGTTCCGGGTGCTGGTGGATTTCGACGAAGACATCCCGATGGTAGACGAGAGCCTGGAGCAATTTGCCCAGTTGCTCAAAACCCGCACCTCGGAAGAAGGCATGGCGCCGCTGACGTCCGACGCAGTGGCGCGGTTGGCGACCTACAGCGCGCGGCTGGCCGAGCACCAGGGGCGGCTGTCGGCGCGTATTGGTGATCTGTTCCAACTGGTGAGTGAGGCTGACTTTATCCGTCACCTGGCGGGCGATGAAATGACCGATGCCGGCCATATCGAGCGTGCGCTCAAAGCCAAGGCAACGCGGACCGGGCGGGTGTCGGCACGAATTCTCGACGACATGCTTGCTGGCGTGATCCTGATCGACACCGCCGGCGCCGCCGTGGGCAAGTGCAATGGCTTGACGGTACTCGAGGTTGGCGATTCGGCGTTCGGTGTGCCTGCGCGGATTTCCGCGACGGTGTATCCGGGCGGCAGTGGCATTGTCGACATTGAGCGCGAGGTCAACCTCGGTCAGCCGATTCACTCCAAAGGCGTGATGATCCTCACGGGTTACCTGGGCAGCCGGTACGCCCAGGAATTCCCGCTGGCGATTTCGGCGAGTATCGCGCTGGAGCAGTCCTACGGTTATGTGGACGGCGACAGTGCGTCCCTGGGTGAGGCGTGCACCTTGATCTCGGCCCTGTCGAAAACCCCGCTCAAGCAGTGTTTTGCGATTACCGGCTCGATCAACCAGTTTGGTGAAGTGCAGGCGGTGGGCGGGGTCAACGAGAAGATCGAAGGTTTCTTCCGTCTGTGCGAAGCGCGCGGGTTGACCGGCGAGCAAGGCGCGATCATTCCCCAGGCCAACGTCGCCACGTTGATGCTTGATGAGAAGGTGTTGCAGGCCGTACGCGCCGGGCAGTTCCACATCTATGCAGTGCGCCAGGCGGATGAAGCGTTGAGCCTGTTGGTGGGCGAAGACGCGGGTGAGCCGGATGCCGAAGGGCAATTTCCGGAAGGGACCGTCAATGCGCGGGTGGTCGAGCGTTTGCGCGCGATTGCCGAGATGATCAGCGAGGAAGACTTGAAGGAGGCAGAGAAGGAGTTGGCGCAGCAGGCGTTGGCTGAAGCCAAACCTGTGAGCTGA
- a CDS encoding sigma-70 family RNA polymerase sigma factor yields MASSSTTHQMVGELYAQHHSWVVQLLRRKLGGQEQAVDLAQDTFLRILSSGTVPVFREPRAYLTTVASRLCGQYFRRQALERAYEQSLAILEPEHMPSPESRLLVLEALDAVGQVLDGLGSKVREIFLLSQLDGLTYPQIAERMHVSVNVVQKAMLKAYRHCYLAVYAA; encoded by the coding sequence ATGGCTTCATCCTCGACAACTCATCAGATGGTGGGTGAACTCTATGCCCAGCATCACAGTTGGGTGGTGCAGTTGCTGCGGCGCAAGCTAGGTGGGCAGGAGCAGGCGGTTGATCTGGCACAGGACACGTTCCTGCGCATCCTGAGCAGCGGCACCGTACCCGTCTTCCGCGAGCCTCGCGCGTACCTCACCACTGTCGCCAGCCGTTTATGCGGGCAGTATTTCCGGCGCCAGGCGTTGGAGCGGGCGTATGAGCAGTCGCTGGCGATCCTGGAACCCGAGCACATGCCGTCGCCGGAATCCCGCTTGCTGGTGCTTGAAGCACTGGACGCGGTCGGCCAGGTGCTGGACGGGCTGGGCAGCAAGGTGCGGGAGATTTTCCTGTTGTCGCAACTCGATGGCCTGACTTATCCACAGATCGCAGAACGCATGCACGTGAGCGTTAACGTGGTGCAGAAGGCCATGCTCAAAGCCTATCGTCATTGCTACTTGGCGGTGTACGCCGCATGA
- a CDS encoding TIGR00645 family protein produces the protein MERFIENTMYASRWLLAPIYLGLSLGLLILALKFFQEIIHVIPNIFSMLEAEVILLLLSLIDMALVGGLLVMVMISGYENFVSQLDIDENKEKLNWLGTMDSSSLKMKVAASIVAISSIHLLRIFMDAKNVDPQHLMWYVIIHMTFVVSAFAMGYLDKLTKH, from the coding sequence ATGGAACGCTTTATCGAAAACACGATGTACGCTTCACGCTGGCTGCTGGCGCCGATCTACCTGGGGCTGTCCCTGGGCTTGCTGATCCTGGCGCTGAAGTTCTTCCAGGAAATCATTCACGTGATTCCCAACATTTTCTCCATGCTGGAAGCGGAAGTGATCCTGCTGCTGCTGTCGTTGATCGACATGGCGCTGGTCGGTGGCTTGCTGGTGATGGTGATGATTTCCGGCTACGAGAACTTCGTGTCGCAGCTGGATATCGATGAAAACAAGGAAAAGCTCAACTGGCTGGGCACGATGGACTCTTCGTCGCTGAAGATGAAAGTGGCGGCGTCCATCGTGGCGATTTCCTCGATCCACTTGCTGCGCATCTTCATGGACGCCAAGAACGTCGATCCCCAGCACCTGATGTGGTACGTGATCATCCACATGACCTTCGTGGTCTCGGCCTTTGCGATGGGCTACCTGGACAAGCTCACCAAACACTGA
- a CDS encoding DUF4105 domain-containing protein, which translates to MLKRFAWMALFACAPLYAAPHLDDQRLQQLANDPFWLSLGHYEAGKLKGWRSYVSEQKFFLAPDGAHHPDAELKATVEALYAPASLGEKHAQCVYPARTRWLKDQLHLTDLPAVDCKEFKQWFKDVAPHSAVMIFPAAYLNSPSSMFGHTLLRIDQADVQSNKTALLSYAINFGAYIEGSDNSILYAWKGLMGGYPGLFALVPYQEKLSEYRSLENRDLWEYRLNLTQVETERMVEHVWELKQIQFDYFFFDENCSYRLLELLQVARPGLRLTEQFPLTAIPTDTVKAVKDAGLVEKIDYRPSRERELLERAKPLDSDEQQWVLKVSDDQQQLQAPAFKALPRDRQALIIDAAYRLGRYRANGLERDTARSQRSFELLRAINQNPAPDLKITPPGLPENGHESRTWQAGIGTRGDKAFGEYGLRMAYHDLNDNAEGFPLGAQIEILQMKLRQYEGNHWQLQQLDLATIRSLTPRNALLQPWSWQVTGGLERVPGKHDDETLVAHVNGGAGGTWQLGDDMLGFALGTVRVEHNNDFSEAISPAAGFNTGVLWKNPLGNLSLEAKGDFFTNGEVRRSISLNQQWELSRNLGLRLSAQREYSHLSTPVNEVMLEVKWYHY; encoded by the coding sequence ATGCTCAAACGCTTTGCCTGGATGGCACTCTTCGCCTGCGCCCCGCTGTACGCGGCACCGCATCTTGATGATCAACGTTTGCAGCAACTGGCCAACGATCCATTCTGGCTGTCGCTGGGCCACTACGAAGCCGGCAAGCTCAAAGGCTGGCGCAGTTATGTCAGCGAACAGAAATTTTTCCTCGCACCCGATGGCGCTCACCATCCGGATGCGGAACTCAAGGCCACCGTTGAAGCGCTCTACGCTCCGGCCAGCCTGGGTGAAAAACATGCCCAATGCGTCTACCCCGCGCGTACCCGCTGGCTCAAGGATCAGTTGCACCTGACCGACCTGCCCGCCGTGGACTGCAAAGAATTCAAGCAATGGTTCAAGGACGTCGCCCCTCACAGCGCGGTGATGATCTTCCCGGCGGCCTACCTCAACAGCCCGTCGTCGATGTTCGGCCACACCCTGCTGCGTATCGACCAGGCCGACGTGCAGAGCAACAAAACCGCGCTACTGAGCTATGCGATCAACTTCGGCGCGTACATCGAAGGCTCGGACAACAGCATCCTCTACGCCTGGAAAGGCCTGATGGGCGGCTACCCCGGCCTGTTCGCGCTGGTGCCCTACCAGGAAAAACTCTCCGAATACCGTAGCCTCGAAAACCGCGACCTGTGGGAATACCGCCTCAACCTCACCCAGGTCGAGACCGAGCGCATGGTCGAGCACGTGTGGGAGCTCAAGCAGATCCAGTTCGACTACTTCTTCTTCGACGAAAACTGCTCCTATCGCCTGCTGGAACTGCTGCAAGTGGCCCGTCCGGGCCTGCGCCTGACTGAACAGTTCCCGCTGACCGCCATTCCTACCGACACGGTCAAGGCCGTGAAGGACGCGGGCCTGGTCGAGAAGATCGACTACCGGCCGTCCCGCGAGCGCGAGCTGCTGGAACGCGCCAAGCCGCTGGACAGCGACGAGCAGCAATGGGTGCTCAAGGTCAGCGATGACCAGCAACAATTGCAGGCGCCCGCCTTCAAAGCATTGCCCCGCGACCGCCAGGCCCTGATCATCGACGCCGCTTACCGCCTGGGCCGCTACCGCGCCAATGGCCTGGAGCGCGACACCGCACGCTCCCAACGCAGTTTCGAACTGCTGCGCGCGATCAACCAGAACCCCGCGCCGGACCTTAAGATCACGCCTCCCGGCCTGCCGGAAAACGGCCATGAGTCACGAACCTGGCAAGCCGGCATCGGTACCCGTGGCGACAAAGCCTTCGGTGAGTACGGCCTGCGCATGGCCTACCACGACCTCAACGACAACGCCGAAGGCTTCCCCCTCGGCGCCCAGATCGAAATCCTGCAAATGAAACTGCGCCAGTACGAAGGCAACCACTGGCAACTGCAGCAACTAGACCTGGCCACCATCCGCTCCCTGACCCCGCGCAACGCCCTGCTGCAACCGTGGTCCTGGCAAGTCACCGGCGGCCTGGAACGCGTACCTGGCAAACACGACGACGAAACCCTGGTCGCCCACGTCAACGGCGGCGCCGGTGGCACCTGGCAACTCGGCGACGACATGCTCGGCTTCGCCCTCGGCACCGTGCGCGTGGAACACAACAACGACTTCAGCGAAGCCATCTCCCCCGCCGCCGGCTTCAACACCGGCGTCCTGTGGAAAAACCCGCTGGGCAACCTGAGCCTGGAAGCCAAGGGCGATTTCTTCACCAATGGCGAAGTGCGGCGCAGCATC
- a CDS encoding DUF4880 domain-containing protein → MSRFKVGNDQPLDACVLDQALNWMVTLQSGTSGAAEQQACQQWRNENPQHELAWQRLAGLSREMGLNTHALSAPNARQLLRARSAPSRRTLLKGFAGLSVATALGLSVRERVLLPELFSDYHTATGERRHVRLANAAEVQLDTRTAVDVHGARLALNLGRLLLATGTDSSLSIKTANGWVRPAAQSRLIISHDLPRQLGTGVQLLSGSASIEPLHGTGLRLGTGQQLTFNSLQSAQPAALPSTADAWTQGLLIAERMPLGEVLEQLDRYRRGVLRCDPAVAGLQVSGSFSLDQPEASLDLLAKVLPVRVQRVFGYLATVVPA, encoded by the coding sequence ATGAGTCGCTTCAAGGTCGGCAACGATCAGCCACTGGACGCGTGTGTGTTGGACCAGGCGTTGAACTGGATGGTCACCTTGCAATCGGGCACCAGCGGCGCCGCTGAGCAGCAGGCCTGCCAGCAGTGGCGCAACGAAAACCCCCAGCATGAACTGGCCTGGCAGCGCTTGGCCGGGCTCAGTCGTGAAATGGGCCTGAACACCCACGCGCTGTCGGCGCCCAACGCGCGGCAATTGTTGCGCGCCCGCAGTGCGCCGTCGCGACGCACCTTGCTCAAGGGCTTCGCCGGCCTGAGTGTGGCCACCGCGCTGGGCTTGAGCGTGCGTGAACGGGTGTTGTTGCCGGAGTTATTCAGCGATTACCACACCGCCACGGGGGAGCGGCGCCATGTGCGCCTGGCCAATGCCGCAGAGGTGCAACTGGATACCCGCACCGCTGTGGATGTTCACGGTGCTCGGCTGGCGCTGAACCTGGGCCGGCTGTTACTGGCCACCGGCACTGACAGCAGCCTGTCGATCAAGACCGCCAATGGCTGGGTGCGGCCGGCGGCGCAGTCGCGCTTGATCATCAGCCACGACCTGCCCCGGCAACTCGGCACCGGTGTGCAACTGCTCTCGGGCAGCGCGTCGATCGAACCGCTGCATGGCACGGGCCTGCGGCTCGGTACCGGCCAGCAATTGACCTTCAACAGCCTGCAGAGCGCGCAGCCCGCAGCGCTGCCGTCAACCGCCGACGCCTGGACCCAAGGCCTGCTGATCGCCGAGCGCATGCCGCTGGGTGAAGTGCTCGAGCAGCTCGACCGCTACCGGCGTGGCGTGCTGCGCTGTGACCCTGCCGTCGCCGGCTTGCAGGTGTCGGGTTCGTTCTCGCTTGATCAGCCCGAAGCCAGTCTCGATCTGTTGGCCAAAGTACTGCCCGTGCGCGTGCAACGGGTCTTCGGCTACCTGGCCACGGTCGTGCCGGCCTGA